One part of the Arachidicoccus terrestris genome encodes these proteins:
- a CDS encoding PPK2 family polyphosphate kinase: MAKLKLDKISADPPREAEKEAYKEKTKALQKAIDEWQNKLYAEHKHALLIVFQGMDASGKDGAVRSVFSEVNPQGISVHSFKVPTEEETDHDFLWRIHKQTPGKGMIKIFNRSHYEDVLVTRVHKLINDKTAKERMKAINDFENLLTANNTHILKFYLHITPEEQSERLAERMEIKRKMWKYNPGDAIEAKSWKEYRKYYEDCFEHCNEVPWMIVPSNKNWYKEYVVAKAVHDLLKKINPKYPSLEKE, from the coding sequence ATGGCAAAACTTAAACTGGATAAAATATCAGCAGACCCTCCCAGAGAGGCAGAAAAAGAAGCGTACAAAGAAAAAACCAAAGCCCTCCAAAAAGCGATCGATGAATGGCAAAATAAGCTGTATGCCGAGCATAAGCACGCATTGCTTATTGTATTTCAAGGGATGGATGCGTCCGGTAAAGACGGGGCAGTCCGCAGTGTCTTTAGTGAAGTAAACCCTCAGGGGATTAGTGTACATTCTTTCAAAGTGCCTACCGAAGAAGAGACTGACCATGATTTTCTATGGCGAATCCATAAACAGACACCCGGAAAGGGGATGATCAAAATATTCAACCGGTCCCATTATGAGGATGTCTTGGTCACCAGGGTCCATAAGCTCATTAATGATAAAACAGCCAAAGAGCGCATGAAGGCGATTAATGATTTTGAAAACCTGCTCACGGCCAACAATACACATATTCTGAAATTCTATCTTCATATCACACCTGAAGAGCAGTCGGAGCGCCTGGCTGAAAGAATGGAAATCAAACGTAAGATGTGGAAATACAATCCGGGAGATGCAATAGAAGCGAAGTCCTGGAAGGAATACAGAAAGTATTATGAAGACTGTTTTGAACATTGCAATGAAGTCCCATGGATGATTGTACCCTCTAATAAGAACTGGTATAAAGAATATGTGGTAGCAAAAGCCGTTCATGACCTGCTGAAGAAAATCAATCCCAAGTATCCGTCACTTGAAAAAGAGTAA
- the mscL gene encoding large conductance mechanosensitive channel protein MscL: MGFVKDFKEFAVKGNAIDLAVGVIIGGAFGKIVTSIIDDLVMPVIAKLIGQPDFSNLWIDLNHKAADGLALADAKKVDGAAIFAYGNFITVAINFLLLALVIFMMVKAIMKLKRKEEEAPAAPPEPTKEEVLLQEIRDAIRAK; the protein is encoded by the coding sequence ATGGGATTCGTAAAAGACTTCAAGGAGTTTGCAGTAAAAGGAAATGCCATAGATCTTGCCGTTGGTGTGATCATTGGTGGCGCCTTTGGCAAAATCGTTACCAGTATCATTGATGACCTGGTCATGCCCGTTATTGCCAAGCTAATCGGGCAACCCGATTTTAGCAATCTGTGGATCGACCTGAATCATAAGGCGGCTGATGGGCTGGCACTGGCCGATGCCAAGAAAGTAGATGGCGCTGCCATCTTCGCCTATGGTAACTTTATTACCGTTGCCATCAATTTCTTATTGTTGGCACTCGTGATTTTTATGATGGTCAAAGCGATCATGAAACTGAAGAGAAAAGAAGAAGAAGCTCCGGCTGCACCGCCAGAACCTACCAAAGAAGAGGTTTTGCTGCAGGAAATCAGAGACGCCATCCGCGCCAAATAG
- a CDS encoding segregation and condensation protein A, protein MKPSIYQIKLPQFEGPFDLLLFFIERDELDIYNIPITQITKDFLDYLHHQRSLNIELSSEFILFISTLMRIKAKMLLPRKELDEKGNEIDPRQELVDKILEYKRFKEAAVELAEKETLRQLMQKRGNLQSELSKIGEDAAEGTEIQTINLFKLMKTFEKVMQRVIDRNHKPVHTVVQYNYTMEGSREYILTTVKKAHSMSFETVFNVCEDRIHALFLFLSLLELSQMRFMTLQVGEGKNNFIVEWNDNRDEELASSPVPENTLSEDESKSPTESQNTQSAIPQKDPMFPEQPSAN, encoded by the coding sequence TTGAAACCATCCATTTATCAAATCAAATTACCTCAGTTTGAGGGACCTTTTGATCTTTTACTATTCTTTATAGAAAGAGATGAATTGGATATTTATAATATACCTATTACCCAGATTACGAAAGATTTTTTGGATTATCTGCATCATCAACGTAGTCTCAATATTGAATTGAGCAGTGAGTTTATCCTCTTTATCTCTACCTTAATGCGTATTAAAGCCAAGATGCTGCTTCCCCGAAAGGAATTGGATGAGAAGGGTAATGAGATTGACCCCCGGCAGGAGTTAGTAGATAAGATCCTGGAATACAAGCGATTTAAAGAAGCGGCGGTGGAGCTGGCAGAGAAAGAGACTTTGCGCCAGTTGATGCAAAAAAGAGGAAACCTACAATCGGAATTGAGCAAGATTGGTGAGGATGCTGCCGAAGGCACAGAGATCCAGACCATTAATTTATTCAAATTAATGAAGACCTTTGAGAAGGTCATGCAGCGTGTAATTGATCGAAATCACAAGCCGGTACATACGGTTGTACAATATAATTATACCATGGAAGGCAGCAGGGAATACATCCTGACTACTGTAAAAAAAGCCCATTCCATGTCCTTTGAGACCGTTTTTAATGTGTGTGAAGACCGTATTCATGCGCTTTTTCTATTTCTATCCCTATTGGAATTATCTCAGATGCGTTTTATGACACTGCAGGTAGGAGAGGGTAAAAACAATTTTATCGTTGAGTGGAATGACAACCGTGATGAAGAACTGGCGAGCAGCCCGGTGCCGGAAAACACATTATCTGAAGATGAGTCTAAGAGTCCGACGGAATCACAAAATACACAGAGTGCTATACCTCAAAAAGATCCCATGTTTCCGGAGCAGCCTTCGGCCAATTAA
- a CDS encoding transposase, protein MTNLLFFHENLLDKHFSQTDLGILYKAIPFEQLSATIPSPRGLITGQGRKSWFDVSGGIGLMILKHVMGVSDRMLIDRINTDWCMQLFCGIRLRPGERIKDSNLPSWWRSYIGQYLDMDAMQQCLAGYWKPWIKDTAFSFEDATCYESYISHPTDCKLLWGACKEVYALNQLFRKQLKLRKSRSNYEKHKTLFLNYQRCRKKSRRKERKLRKQLLGFLYRLLQLNDELQARPGTHISKRKATRLKTIRTLYEQQHNKAFGDRNPQIKDRIVSISKPYIRPIIRGKEIKAVEFGAKVNKLQVDGISFIQRLSYDAFNEGTQLVDTIYLHRKLFGKCTHHSADAIYATNTNRKYCRQNNITTNFIPKGRQKPALVEQSKTMRAALNRQRGTVLEGSFGNEKNHYHLNKIKARNQSTETCWIFFGILTANASIISKRMQQAAAQIKSTAA, encoded by the coding sequence ATGACAAATCTACTTTTTTTTCACGAGAATCTTCTGGATAAGCATTTTAGCCAAACAGATTTAGGAATTCTTTATAAAGCCATCCCTTTTGAGCAGTTATCCGCTACAATTCCGAGTCCCCGGGGTCTTATTACCGGCCAGGGACGCAAGAGCTGGTTTGATGTCAGCGGAGGTATTGGACTGATGATCCTTAAGCACGTTATGGGCGTCAGTGACCGGATGCTGATCGATCGTATTAATACTGACTGGTGCATGCAGCTATTTTGTGGCATCCGGCTCAGGCCCGGTGAGAGAATTAAGGATTCCAATCTTCCCAGCTGGTGGCGCAGTTATATTGGGCAATACCTGGATATGGATGCCATGCAGCAGTGCCTGGCGGGTTACTGGAAGCCCTGGATAAAAGATACAGCCTTCAGCTTTGAGGACGCCACGTGTTATGAATCCTATATATCCCATCCCACTGACTGCAAATTGCTGTGGGGTGCCTGTAAGGAAGTATATGCGTTGAATCAACTCTTTAGAAAACAGTTGAAATTACGTAAGAGCCGCAGTAACTACGAGAAACATAAAACCCTGTTCCTGAACTACCAGCGCTGCAGGAAAAAGAGCAGGCGTAAGGAACGTAAACTGCGTAAGCAGCTCTTAGGTTTTTTGTACCGCCTGCTGCAGCTTAACGATGAATTGCAGGCCCGCCCCGGAACTCATATCAGCAAGCGGAAAGCCACCCGCCTGAAGACGATACGTACCCTATACGAGCAACAGCATAACAAAGCTTTTGGGGATAGGAACCCACAGATCAAAGACCGGATCGTATCGATCAGCAAGCCCTACATCCGTCCCATTATCCGGGGCAAAGAAATAAAAGCTGTAGAGTTCGGAGCCAAGGTCAACAAGTTACAGGTAGACGGCATCAGTTTTATCCAACGGCTGAGTTATGATGCCTTCAATGAAGGCACACAGCTGGTGGATACGATTTATCTGCACCGTAAACTTTTTGGGAAGTGCACGCATCATAGTGCCGATGCTATTTATGCCACTAATACCAACAGAAAGTATTGCCGTCAAAACAATATCACCACTAATTTTATTCCTAAAGGAAGGCAGAAGCCTGCTTTGGTTGAACAATCTAAAACGATGCGGGCAGCGCTGAACCGTCAAAGGGGCACGGTCCTGGAAGGAAGTTTTGGCAATGAGAAAAACCACTATCATTTAAATAAAATCAAAGCCAGGAACCAGTCTACCGAGACCTGCTGGATCTTCTTTGGCATCCTTACAGCAAACGCATCCATTATCAGCAAAAGAATGCAACAGGCGGCCGCACAGATTAAAAGCACAGCGGCCTAG
- a CDS encoding peptidylprolyl isomerase — protein MKKQILSVICLLVLVCTAKSQRFRAVMTTDSGKIIIELFDGTPKHRDNFIKLARKHFYDGVLFHRVIPGFMIQGGDPDSKNAKPGVMLGNGDVGYTIPAEFRPQYFHQRGALAAARDNNPEKASSGCQFYIVTGKKFTDDALNKAEKRSGHTISKAHKQIYKTTGGAPHLDQNYTVFGQVIKGMEVADKIVNAKRDGNDRPNADQHIKKVRIRKKIVGLWL, from the coding sequence ATGAAAAAACAAATACTTTCCGTGATCTGTCTGCTGGTATTGGTTTGTACCGCCAAGAGTCAGCGTTTCCGTGCCGTTATGACCACCGATTCAGGCAAGATTATTATTGAATTATTTGATGGCACACCAAAACATAGAGATAATTTCATCAAATTGGCACGCAAGCATTTTTATGACGGCGTGCTGTTTCACAGAGTCATCCCGGGTTTTATGATTCAGGGTGGAGATCCCGATTCCAAAAATGCCAAACCAGGTGTCATGTTAGGTAACGGAGATGTAGGATATACGATACCGGCTGAATTCAGGCCACAATACTTTCATCAGCGGGGAGCACTTGCAGCTGCCAGAGATAATAATCCCGAAAAGGCGTCTTCCGGCTGCCAATTTTATATTGTAACCGGAAAGAAGTTTACGGATGACGCGCTGAATAAAGCGGAAAAAAGATCGGGTCACACGATTTCGAAAGCACATAAACAGATATATAAAACCACTGGAGGAGCGCCTCATCTGGACCAGAATTATACTGTATTTGGACAGGTAATAAAGGGAATGGAAGTGGCCGACAAAATCGTTAATGCGAAACGTGATGGAAATGACCGGCCAAATGCTGATCAGCATATTAAAAAGGTCAGGATCCGGAAAAAGATAGTAGGGCTCTGGCTTTAA
- a CDS encoding DUF4382 domain-containing protein — translation MKTRKWFYSIMASIGILGVIVMFNSCGKSMDESGNGNSHLDVYLTDAPADYQAVWLDIQKVMVNTSSEVLTDEDSGWTEVPMVRPGLYNLLDFRNGTDTLLAGVDLPAGTVSQIRLVLGDDNSLVLNNGETVPLSTPSGQQSGLKLNIHSELVAGIPYALVLDFDAARSIVKAGNSGQYILKPVIRTFAKEAGGAMEGVVLPEEAKALVQAINGTDTLSAIPDSTGYFKFWGIAEGSYQLIYLADADSGYDNDTTDNVQVTAGEVLKLDTVTLMKFATMQ, via the coding sequence ATGAAAACGCGTAAATGGTTTTATTCCATTATGGCCTCAATAGGTATTTTGGGGGTCATTGTAATGTTCAATTCGTGTGGAAAGTCCATGGACGAGTCGGGAAATGGCAATTCGCACCTGGATGTCTATCTGACCGACGCGCCGGCTGACTATCAGGCTGTATGGCTTGATATACAAAAAGTAATGGTGAATACATCTTCCGAAGTCTTGACTGATGAGGACTCAGGCTGGACTGAAGTTCCAATGGTCAGGCCGGGGTTATATAACCTGTTAGATTTCAGAAACGGAACAGACACTCTACTAGCTGGGGTGGACCTGCCTGCCGGAACGGTTTCACAGATCCGTTTAGTGCTGGGTGACGATAACTCCTTAGTGCTCAACAACGGAGAGACGGTGCCGTTGTCTACGCCATCTGGACAGCAGTCCGGGCTTAAACTAAATATTCATTCCGAATTGGTTGCCGGGATCCCGTATGCCCTGGTACTTGACTTTGATGCCGCTCGCTCTATTGTTAAGGCCGGCAACAGCGGTCAATACATTCTGAAACCAGTGATCCGGACTTTTGCGAAAGAAGCCGGAGGTGCCATGGAAGGTGTTGTTTTACCAGAGGAAGCCAAGGCGCTGGTTCAGGCAATTAATGGAACAGATACATTGAGTGCGATTCCTGATAGTACCGGATACTTTAAATTCTGGGGCATTGCTGAAGGCAGTTATCAGCTTATTTACCTTGCGGATGCCGACTCCGGATACGATAACGACACAACAGATAATGTCCAGGTTACCGCGGGAGAAGTTTTAAAGTTAGATACTGTGACCTTGATGAAGTTTGCCACAATGCAATAG
- a CDS encoding efflux transporter outer membrane subunit — protein sequence MKINTKKNILSIALIVICGSVLLQACKVTKDYVKPEFKMPSVYKLPDSLVDRSLEAIPSWKEYFKDSTLLKILDSAIANNLDLRDAIKNIQITDQLYRQSRSLYAPDIDLNLGISRDFKSHDYYSSPSSGWYDRRGKTPPKDWYVSQSHFSSSVAVDWEVDIWGKIKREKEAARSHYLETFEAKKAIQTALVADVADAYYNLLMLDEQLQVATRNYHLRSNTLKMVELQYKSAEVTALAVQQTKNQVLEAEALIPQLKKEIRVQENALKLLTGDLSINVGRHTTLSEIPSDSLYKEIPLYYVQNRPDVLAAEYDLMAANASVGVAQANRFPNLSITFEGGTDGMLPKNWFNIPGALFGDFFGGLTQPVFHKRKLKTDYEVAKLQRDQSEIAFQKAVYSGITEVRNALIAVRQLTEQLSIAKEQVKVSQKAVHSAAMLFTAGFATYLEVITAQSNELDSELNLASLKADLLSARIQLYRALGGGWK from the coding sequence ATGAAGATTAATACAAAAAAAAATATATTAAGTATAGCATTGATAGTTATTTGCGGCAGTGTGCTATTGCAGGCATGTAAAGTGACGAAAGATTATGTGAAACCTGAATTTAAAATGCCTAGTGTCTATAAACTGCCGGATTCTCTTGTTGACCGTTCCTTGGAAGCCATCCCTTCCTGGAAAGAATATTTTAAGGATTCTACCTTACTTAAAATTCTGGATAGTGCTATTGCGAACAACCTTGATTTGCGGGATGCGATCAAAAATATTCAGATCACGGATCAGCTCTATAGACAATCCAGATCTCTTTATGCGCCGGATATAGATCTGAACCTGGGAATAAGCCGAGATTTTAAATCGCATGACTATTACTCCAGCCCTTCCAGTGGCTGGTATGACAGAAGAGGCAAGACTCCGCCAAAAGACTGGTATGTTTCTCAGTCCCACTTCTCCAGTTCTGTTGCAGTGGATTGGGAGGTCGATATTTGGGGGAAGATCAAAAGAGAAAAAGAAGCAGCCCGCTCTCATTATCTGGAAACCTTTGAAGCAAAAAAGGCAATTCAGACCGCACTGGTGGCAGATGTCGCGGATGCTTACTATAATCTGTTAATGCTGGATGAGCAGTTGCAGGTCGCCACACGCAACTATCACCTGCGTAGCAATACCCTCAAAATGGTAGAATTGCAGTACAAATCGGCAGAAGTGACGGCGCTTGCCGTCCAACAGACTAAGAACCAGGTACTGGAAGCAGAAGCATTGATCCCACAGCTAAAAAAAGAAATCAGGGTACAGGAAAATGCACTTAAATTACTGACCGGCGATCTGAGTATTAATGTCGGAAGGCACACTACACTCTCTGAGATCCCTTCTGATTCATTATATAAGGAGATTCCGCTTTACTACGTGCAGAACAGGCCGGATGTCCTGGCGGCCGAGTACGACCTAATGGCCGCCAATGCCTCTGTCGGCGTAGCACAAGCCAACAGATTCCCCAACCTCAGTATTACTTTTGAAGGAGGAACTGACGGCATGCTGCCTAAAAACTGGTTTAATATCCCTGGTGCCCTGTTCGGCGATTTCTTTGGTGGGTTAACCCAACCTGTTTTCCACAAAAGAAAACTAAAGACAGATTATGAAGTGGCTAAATTGCAAAGGGATCAATCAGAAATCGCCTTCCAGAAAGCAGTATACAGTGGTATCACAGAGGTCAGAAACGCCCTTATTGCTGTCCGTCAACTCACCGAACAACTCTCTATAGCCAAAGAACAGGTGAAAGTATCTCAAAAAGCGGTACATAGTGCAGCAATGCTGTTTACAGCAGGCTTCGCAACCTATCTGGAAGTTATTACCGCCCAAAGTAATGAACTGGATAGTGAACTGAATCTCGCTTCATTAAAAGCCGACCTCTTAAGTGCGCGCATACAGCTATATCGCGCGCTGGGCGGAGGCTGGAAATAA
- a CDS encoding efflux RND transporter permease subunit → MLKTFIHRPILATVVSLLLVLLGLVGIKQLPVTRFPEIAPPSVVVSLSYPGANAETVAESAILPIEEAINGVEGMTYIQSSASNSGSGKINVFFKAGTNPDQASVNVQTRISKAASRIPSEVNESGITVMPRQSGVIMTINLFSTDRQGAYDETFLQAFSQININRELLRVDGVAEVSRVGARDYSMRVWLIPDKLAAYNLVPQDVIKAIKDQNFEIASGKFGETSDETFETILKHKGRFSNPKEFQNLVIRTNEDGTILYLKDIARVELGASNEGADNTVDGHPGLTLNITQTSGSNAREIDIQVRKILERISKNFPTGIHYDITYSVRDQVDESVNQVMHTIFEAFILVFIIVFIFLQDLRSTIIPAIAIPVSLIGTMFFLLVYGFSINILTMFALVLAIGIVVDDAIVVVEAIHQKMELTNLSAKNATLATMKEITPAILSITMVMAAVFLPIGFMEGPTGLFYRQFAYTMATAILLSALCALSLSPALSALILKKPNHEHRKELAGLSKAEIGEKDRKTKTKAFVFRFFDYFNEGLQKLTQKYISCVKWLISKKPFAFAALILVVLIGFLLMRTTPTAFIPNEDDGFITYTIKMPPGATLARTTEVLNKAEGILKRHKEIKTMTSIAGYNAIDAATSSAYAVGYLNMYPHSQRKGIKDINEFMDTIRKDLSTINEASFSVFPRPTVQGFGDVAGLQFVLEDRLGGSFQQFGHVSDSFIKTLENRPEVLSASTPFQANFPQYVMDINYVKAKALGVSVKEMMTTIRDYFGRAQASDFTSFGRQYRVYVQSDFQYRKTPESFKSIYIKNDKGQMVPANTLITLEKNVGPEVVNRYNLFNSISINATPAKGYSTGDAMNAVEQVAKQTLPGNYQLEWTGMSLDEKSSSGQTAFILLLSVLFVYFLLSGQYESYIMPFAILLSIPVGLVGVYGAVKLVGLQNNIYVQLGLIMLIGLLAKNAILMVEYSMQRRKAGMSIYDAAIQGATLRLRPILMTSLAFVAGLIPLMWTQGPSAQGNHSISYGAAGGMVIGVLLGIFIIPVLFIIFRTLDEKLKLKFQRNED, encoded by the coding sequence ATGCTGAAAACCTTTATACACCGGCCCATACTGGCGACTGTCGTTTCATTACTGCTTGTCCTGCTCGGATTAGTAGGCATCAAGCAGTTACCGGTTACCCGGTTCCCGGAAATCGCTCCTCCAAGTGTCGTTGTCTCTCTCTCCTATCCGGGAGCAAATGCAGAAACCGTTGCAGAAAGCGCAATTCTGCCTATAGAAGAGGCGATTAATGGTGTGGAGGGCATGACTTATATCCAGTCCTCTGCCAGTAACTCTGGCTCTGGTAAAATAAACGTATTTTTTAAAGCAGGTACCAATCCGGACCAGGCATCGGTAAATGTTCAGACCCGTATTTCAAAGGCAGCCAGCCGAATCCCCTCTGAAGTCAATGAATCTGGGATAACGGTCATGCCTCGCCAGAGTGGCGTTATTATGACCATTAACCTATTTAGTACAGATAGGCAGGGAGCTTATGACGAGACTTTTTTACAGGCATTCTCCCAGATTAATATCAATAGAGAGCTCTTGCGGGTAGATGGGGTTGCAGAAGTATCCAGGGTCGGTGCCAGAGACTACTCCATGCGTGTCTGGCTGATCCCTGATAAACTGGCGGCCTATAACCTGGTGCCACAAGACGTCATTAAAGCCATTAAAGACCAGAACTTCGAGATCGCCTCCGGCAAATTCGGCGAAACCTCAGATGAGACCTTCGAGACGATTCTTAAACATAAAGGCAGATTCAGTAATCCAAAAGAGTTTCAGAATCTGGTCATTCGCACCAATGAGGATGGCACTATCTTATATCTGAAAGACATTGCCCGCGTTGAACTAGGCGCGTCCAACGAAGGGGCGGATAACACCGTGGACGGGCATCCCGGACTGACCTTAAATATCACCCAGACCAGTGGATCTAATGCCCGGGAAATCGATATTCAGGTCAGAAAGATTCTGGAAAGGATCTCTAAGAATTTCCCGACAGGCATACATTATGATATTACCTACAGCGTCCGCGATCAGGTCGATGAATCCGTCAACCAGGTTATGCACACCATTTTTGAAGCCTTTATCCTGGTATTTATCATTGTATTCATCTTCCTGCAGGATCTCAGATCAACAATCATCCCCGCGATTGCCATACCGGTGTCACTTATCGGCACCATGTTCTTCCTACTGGTCTATGGATTCTCTATTAATATCCTGACCATGTTTGCTCTTGTGCTGGCCATTGGTATTGTAGTGGATGATGCGATCGTAGTGGTAGAGGCCATTCATCAGAAAATGGAGCTCACCAACCTTAGCGCTAAAAATGCCACTTTGGCGACCATGAAAGAAATAACTCCGGCGATCTTATCCATCACGATGGTGATGGCGGCCGTGTTCCTGCCGATTGGATTTATGGAGGGGCCTACAGGTCTGTTCTACCGGCAGTTTGCCTACACAATGGCCACCGCCATCCTGCTGTCGGCCCTTTGCGCCCTTAGCCTGAGTCCGGCGCTCTCGGCACTGATCCTGAAAAAACCTAATCACGAACACAGAAAAGAGTTGGCAGGCTTGTCAAAAGCCGAGATCGGAGAAAAAGACAGGAAAACCAAAACAAAAGCTTTTGTATTCAGGTTCTTCGATTATTTTAATGAAGGCCTGCAAAAATTGACACAGAAATATATCAGCTGTGTCAAATGGTTAATCAGCAAAAAGCCATTTGCTTTTGCGGCACTTATTCTAGTGGTTCTAATTGGTTTTTTATTAATGCGCACTACTCCTACAGCATTTATTCCTAATGAGGATGATGGGTTTATTACCTATACGATCAAAATGCCGCCAGGTGCCACACTGGCCCGTACGACAGAAGTCCTGAATAAAGCAGAAGGTATATTAAAACGGCATAAGGAGATCAAAACCATGACCAGCATTGCGGGTTACAATGCGATTGATGCGGCTACCAGCAGCGCCTATGCAGTAGGGTATCTGAATATGTATCCACATAGCCAGCGTAAAGGTATTAAGGATATTAATGAATTTATGGACACCATCCGTAAAGACCTGTCCACAATCAATGAAGCCTCTTTCTCTGTTTTCCCCAGACCTACTGTTCAGGGCTTCGGAGACGTGGCCGGGCTTCAATTTGTACTGGAAGACAGATTGGGTGGCAGTTTCCAACAGTTTGGCCATGTGTCGGATTCTTTTATCAAGACGCTGGAAAACAGGCCGGAGGTACTCTCCGCCAGTACGCCGTTCCAGGCAAATTTTCCTCAATATGTAATGGATATCAATTACGTTAAGGCCAAAGCACTGGGTGTGAGCGTAAAAGAAATGATGACCACTATCAGAGATTATTTTGGAAGGGCACAGGCCAGCGACTTTACCAGCTTTGGCAGGCAGTACCGTGTTTATGTCCAGTCTGATTTTCAATACAGAAAAACGCCGGAATCATTTAAGTCCATATATATTAAGAATGACAAAGGTCAGATGGTACCTGCCAATACGTTAATCACATTGGAAAAAAATGTGGGCCCCGAAGTCGTTAACCGTTATAATCTGTTTAATAGCATCTCTATTAATGCAACGCCGGCTAAAGGGTACAGCACCGGCGACGCTATGAATGCTGTTGAGCAGGTGGCTAAGCAGACCCTGCCAGGCAATTATCAGCTTGAATGGACCGGAATGAGTCTGGACGAGAAGTCTTCTTCAGGGCAGACCGCCTTCATATTATTACTTAGTGTTCTCTTCGTATACTTCCTGCTTTCCGGGCAATACGAGAGTTATATTATGCCGTTTGCAATCCTGCTGTCTATACCAGTCGGGCTAGTCGGCGTATATGGCGCGGTAAAATTGGTCGGACTGCAAAATAACATCTATGTGCAGCTTGGTCTAATCATGTTAATCGGGCTTTTGGCCAAAAATGCTATTCTAATGGTTGAGTATTCAATGCAGCGAAGAAAGGCTGGTATGAGTATCTATGACGCCGCTATTCAGGGAGCAACGCTTAGATTGCGCCCGATCTTGATGACCTCCCTGGCCTTTGTGGCGGGCCTGATTCCGCTGATGTGGACCCAAGGGCCTTCTGCACAGGGCAACCATTCTATTAGTTATGGTGCAGCAGGCGGGATGGTTATAGGTGTTTTACTGGGCATATTTATTATTCCGGTACTGTTTATCATCTTCAGAACCCTTGATGAAAAATTAAAATTAAAGTTCCAGCGCAATGAAGATTAA
- a CDS encoding efflux RND transporter periplasmic adaptor subunit, with protein MQRKKRYAPFFTGAQKRLLTACLCTALLMSSCGIFGSQSDKEEVKEISLPVYRVDTGTAFIAKEFLGTIEGKVNVEIRPQVEGLLDQIYVDEGDFVQKGQDLFKVNPQSYQELLNNAEANENVEEAKLENAKIELERIRPLVENEVISPVRLKKAESDYDIAKASLAQATAAVASAKINMNFTTIKAPVSGYIGRIPKRIGNLVSSKDKEPITVLTDVHEVYVYFSMSESDFLHFSKAKKEEARKQLSAGDTGHLSSFKPSVTLTLADGTSYPHEGLVDAVAGQVNRNTGAISLRATFPNEENILRAGNTGTLNMTETKRGEMLIPQEATLTLQDKTFVMKLDTAGKTVRQLITIGGSAGNKYIISSGLKKGDVIITEGFDKISEGMKINPVFPQVPAASAKASVQTPFNPKSRPDGI; from the coding sequence ATGCAAAGAAAAAAAAGATATGCTCCTTTTTTTACAGGAGCACAGAAAAGATTATTAACCGCCTGTTTATGCACAGCGCTACTGATGAGCAGCTGTGGTATTTTTGGTTCGCAGTCTGACAAAGAGGAAGTCAAAGAAATCAGTTTGCCTGTTTACCGGGTAGACACCGGTACAGCATTTATTGCCAAAGAATTCTTAGGTACGATTGAAGGAAAAGTCAATGTAGAAATACGCCCACAGGTGGAAGGCTTATTAGATCAGATTTATGTGGATGAAGGCGACTTCGTCCAGAAAGGTCAGGATCTTTTCAAAGTCAACCCACAATCCTACCAGGAATTGCTCAATAATGCAGAAGCCAATGAAAACGTCGAGGAAGCGAAGCTGGAAAATGCGAAAATTGAATTAGAACGCATCCGACCGCTAGTTGAAAATGAGGTCATTTCTCCGGTTCGCCTTAAAAAGGCCGAATCAGATTATGATATTGCAAAAGCATCGCTGGCTCAGGCAACTGCTGCCGTGGCCAGTGCCAAAATCAATATGAACTTCACCACCATTAAGGCACCTGTGAGTGGATATATCGGCAGGATCCCTAAGAGAATCGGGAACCTGGTCAGCAGTAAGGATAAGGAGCCGATCACGGTACTTACCGATGTTCATGAAGTCTATGTTTATTTTTCCATGAGTGAATCTGATTTTCTGCACTTTTCCAAAGCGAAGAAGGAAGAAGCCAGAAAACAGCTCAGCGCCGGCGATACAGGACATCTCTCTTCTTTCAAACCTTCCGTTACACTGACACTTGCGGATGGCACTTCCTATCCGCATGAAGGCTTAGTGGATGCCGTAGCAGGCCAGGTCAACCGTAATACAGGTGCGATTTCTCTTAGGGCAACTTTTCCTAATGAAGAAAATATTCTCCGCGCCGGTAATACCGGTACCTTGAATATGACAGAAACCAAGCGTGGCGAGATGCTTATTCCACAGGAAGCAACGCTTACTTTACAGGACAAGACATTTGTAATGAAACTCGATACGGCAGGTAAGACCGTACGCCAATTGATTACTATCGGGGGTAGCGCAGGTAACAAGTACATCATCTCTTCGGGTTTAAAGAAAGGCGATGTTATTATCACAGAAGGCTTTGATAAAATCTCTGAAGGTATGAAGATCAACCCGGTGTTTCCACAGGTACCCGCTGCTTCTGCCAAAGCCAGTGTTCAGACTCCATTCAATCCCAAAAGCAGACCTGATGGCATATAG